The Deinococcus sonorensis KR-87 genome includes a window with the following:
- the tpiA gene encoding triose-phosphate isomerase, with product MAKPPTLLALNWKMNKTPTEATAWAKELTAQLQPGSAQLAIMAPAIDLPALATSLQGSGVAVGGQDVSAHASGAYTGEISAAMLLDTGASHVVIGHSERREYHAESSQLVAAKTRAAIEAGLIPIVCVGEGLEVRERGEHVTYTLDQLRDSLAGVRLDRPGALVVAYEPVWAIGTGKTATAADAEELCSAIRTALVGLYGPTGQDVQVLYGGSVKPGNIREICDQPNVNGALVGGAALEVQSVLDMASALR from the coding sequence ATGGCAAAGCCCCCCACCCTGCTGGCACTCAACTGGAAGATGAACAAGACGCCCACCGAGGCGACGGCCTGGGCCAAAGAACTGACTGCCCAGCTGCAGCCGGGCAGCGCCCAGCTGGCGATCATGGCGCCCGCGATTGATCTGCCGGCGCTGGCCACCTCCCTACAGGGCAGTGGCGTGGCCGTCGGCGGCCAGGACGTGTCGGCGCATGCCTCCGGCGCCTACACCGGCGAGATCAGCGCCGCGATGCTGCTGGACACCGGCGCGAGCCATGTGGTGATCGGCCACAGCGAACGCCGGGAATACCACGCCGAGAGCAGCCAGCTGGTGGCCGCCAAGACGCGCGCCGCTATCGAGGCGGGCCTGATTCCCATCGTGTGTGTGGGCGAAGGGCTGGAGGTGCGCGAGCGTGGCGAGCACGTGACCTACACGCTCGACCAGCTGCGCGACAGTCTAGCCGGCGTGCGGCTGGACCGCCCCGGCGCGCTGGTGGTGGCCTACGAACCGGTGTGGGCCATCGGCACCGGCAAGACCGCCACCGCTGCCGACGCCGAGGAGCTGTGCAGCGCCATCCGCACCGCGCTGGTGGGGCTGTACGGCCCCACCGGTCAGGACGTGCAGGTGCTGTACGGCGGCAGCGTCAAGCCCGGCAACATCCGTGAGATCTGCGACCAGCCGAACGTGAACGGCGCGCTGGTGGGCGGCGCGGCGCTGGAAGTGCAGAGCGTGCTGGACATGGCGAGCGCGCTGCGCTGA
- the nadE gene encoding ammonia-dependent NAD(+) synthetase, protein MTTPMQNQIMQALSVQSTIDPAAEVQRRISFLKRYLQSTPARGFVLGISGGQDSSLAGRLCALAVAELNAEHGGGYTFIAVRLPYHRQADEDDAQAALAFIQAPETVVLNVGPATDAAAESVREGTGQPLADFVRGNLKARMRMALQYALAGERNLLVVGTDHAAEAVTGFYTKYGDGGVDLTPLTGLTKRQGRALLKHLEAPERLYLKVPTADLEDNRPGLPDEVALGLTYEQLDDYLEGRAVSEEVAGRVERLYRTTRHKRTMPVSPAETWWESEN, encoded by the coding sequence ATGACCACGCCGATGCAGAACCAGATCATGCAGGCCCTGAGCGTGCAGTCCACCATCGATCCGGCCGCCGAGGTGCAGCGGCGCATCTCGTTTCTCAAGCGCTACCTGCAGAGCACGCCGGCGCGCGGATTCGTGCTGGGCATCAGCGGCGGTCAGGACAGTAGCCTGGCCGGGCGGCTGTGTGCGCTGGCGGTCGCCGAGCTGAATGCCGAGCACGGCGGCGGCTACACCTTCATCGCAGTGCGGCTGCCCTACCACCGTCAGGCGGATGAGGACGACGCCCAGGCGGCCCTGGCCTTTATTCAGGCGCCTGAGACGGTGGTGCTAAACGTGGGACCGGCCACCGACGCGGCGGCCGAGAGCGTGCGTGAAGGCACCGGCCAGCCGCTGGCCGACTTCGTGCGTGGCAACCTGAAGGCACGCATGCGCATGGCGCTGCAGTATGCCCTGGCCGGTGAACGCAACCTGCTGGTGGTGGGCACCGACCACGCGGCCGAGGCCGTGACCGGCTTCTACACCAAGTACGGCGACGGCGGCGTGGACCTGACCCCGCTGACCGGCCTGACCAAACGCCAGGGCCGCGCCCTGCTGAAACACCTGGAGGCGCCGGAGCGACTGTATCTGAAAGTCCCCACTGCCGACCTGGAGGACAACCGGCCAGGACTGCCGGACGAGGTGGCGCTGGGCCTCACGTACGAGCAGCTTGACGATTATCTGGAGGGCAGGGCCGTCTCCGAGGAGGTGGCCGGGCGCGTAGAGCGGCTGTACCGCACAACTCGCCACAAGCGGACCATGCCGGTTTCGCCGGCGGAGACATGGTGGGAGTCCGAGAATTGA
- a CDS encoding nicotinate phosphoribosyltransferase: MDASPLFTDLYQLTMLGGYWQRGLHTQEAVFDLYFRRNPFGGGYAVWAGLEVALDHLLSLRFDDAALAYLKGLQLFPADFLEALAGWRFSGTIEAFPEGSVVFAHEPLLTVTAPLWEAQLIETALLNIVNFQTLIASKAARCVWAAQQSPHGGQVIEFGTRRAQGPNGALSAARAAFVGGAVGTSNVEAGQRYGLPVVGTHAHAWVESFGSELEAFRAYAELYPDQTTLLLDTVDTLKSGLPNAITVAGELRARGHELRGVRLDSGDLAWLSAQVRAELDRAGFPDVKITASNDLSEEVIESIIREGGRIDTYGVGTQLATGGGAGGGALGGVYKLVELNGIGRIKLTGDPTKTSLPGTKRVWRATDAQGHAVLDVLTAQDEVPSSGLRVSDPSNPLRSSRLPGGLDWHDPRQRVVERGERSTPAASLPSLQERAQAELARLPAGTRRLLNPHLYRVGVSDTLQGRRETLTEQLRASLPVR, translated from the coding sequence ATGGACGCGTCTCCCCTGTTCACCGACCTGTATCAGCTCACCATGCTGGGCGGCTACTGGCAGCGCGGGCTGCACACCCAGGAGGCGGTGTTCGACCTCTATTTCCGGCGCAATCCGTTTGGCGGCGGGTACGCGGTCTGGGCCGGCCTGGAAGTGGCCCTGGATCACCTGCTGTCGCTGCGCTTCGACGACGCGGCGCTGGCGTACCTGAAGGGGCTGCAGCTGTTTCCGGCTGACTTCCTGGAGGCCCTGGCCGGTTGGCGCTTCAGCGGCACCATCGAGGCCTTCCCGGAGGGGTCGGTGGTGTTCGCCCACGAGCCGCTGCTGACCGTGACGGCGCCGCTCTGGGAGGCGCAGCTGATCGAGACCGCGCTGCTCAACATCGTCAACTTCCAGACCCTGATCGCCAGCAAGGCCGCCCGGTGTGTGTGGGCCGCGCAGCAGTCGCCGCACGGTGGACAGGTGATCGAATTCGGCACCCGCCGGGCCCAGGGACCGAACGGAGCGCTCAGTGCGGCCCGCGCGGCGTTCGTGGGCGGCGCGGTGGGCACCAGCAACGTGGAGGCCGGGCAGCGCTACGGTCTGCCGGTGGTCGGCACCCACGCGCACGCCTGGGTCGAGAGCTTCGGTAGCGAGCTGGAGGCGTTCCGCGCCTACGCCGAGCTGTATCCGGACCAGACCACGCTGCTGCTGGACACGGTGGACACCCTGAAAAGCGGCCTGCCCAACGCCATCACGGTGGCGGGTGAGCTGCGCGCACGCGGCCACGAGCTGCGCGGAGTCCGGCTGGATTCCGGCGACCTTGCGTGGCTGTCGGCACAGGTGCGGGCCGAGCTGGACCGGGCCGGGTTCCCGGACGTGAAGATCACCGCCTCCAACGACCTCTCGGAGGAAGTGATCGAAAGCATCATCCGGGAAGGCGGACGCATCGACACCTACGGCGTCGGCACCCAGCTCGCCACCGGCGGCGGCGCGGGCGGTGGCGCACTGGGCGGCGTGTACAAGCTTGTCGAACTGAACGGCATCGGCCGCATCAAGCTGACCGGCGACCCCACCAAAACCAGCTTGCCCGGCACCAAACGCGTCTGGCGGGCCACCGACGCGCAGGGGCACGCGGTGCTGGACGTGCTGACGGCGCAGGATGAGGTGCCGAGCAGTGGCCTGAGGGTCAGTGACCCCAGCAACCCGCTGCGCAGCTCCCGGCTGCCCGGCGGGCTGGACTGGCACGATCCGCGCCAACGGGTGGTGGAGCGGGGCGAGCGCTCCACCCCGGCCGCCTCCCTGCCTTCGCTGCAGGAACGCGCTCAGGCGGAGCTGGCCCGGCTTCCAGCCGGGACCCGGCGGCTGCTCAATCCGCACCTGTACCGGGTGGGCGTGAGCGACACCCTGCAGGGCCGCCGCGAGACCCTGACCGAGCAGCTGCGCGCCAGCCTACCGGTCCGCTGA
- a CDS encoding Maf family protein gives MEAQGRSLILASGSPRRRDLLTGLGLTFTVVVSDLDEVSDETAPERVAEDLARQKARAVAERHPDALVIAADTLVALDGQILGKPRDTAENRVFLSRLSGQRHQVYSGVAVMDAGRLASGVERTEVQFRPLRPAELDHYAASGEGLDKAGGYGIQGLGMALVARIEGDYSNVVGFPLGLVMRLLRGAGLPVWGVGQ, from the coding sequence GTGGAGGCACAGGGCCGCAGCCTGATCCTGGCGTCGGGCAGCCCCCGCCGGCGCGACCTGCTGACCGGGCTGGGACTCACGTTCACGGTGGTGGTGAGCGACCTGGATGAGGTGAGCGACGAGACCGCGCCCGAGCGCGTGGCCGAAGATCTGGCGCGGCAGAAGGCCAGGGCAGTGGCCGAGCGGCATCCGGACGCGCTGGTGATCGCCGCCGACACGCTGGTGGCGCTGGACGGGCAGATCCTCGGCAAGCCGCGCGACACGGCCGAGAACCGGGTCTTTCTGTCGCGCCTGTCTGGCCAGCGGCATCAGGTGTACAGCGGGGTGGCCGTGATGGACGCCGGGCGGCTGGCGAGCGGCGTGGAGCGCACCGAGGTGCAGTTCCGCCCGCTGCGGCCGGCCGAACTGGATCACTACGCGGCCAGCGGCGAGGGACTGGACAAGGCGGGCGGGTACGGCATTCAGGGCCTGGGCATGGCGCTGGTGGCCCGCATTGAGGGCGACTACTCCAACGTGGTGGGCTTTCCGCTGGGGCTGGTCATGCGGCTGCTGCGCGGGGCGGGCCTGCCGGTCTGGGGCGTGGGGCAGTGA
- the deoC gene encoding deoxyribose-phosphate aldolase, giving the protein MNLAPYIDHTLLKATATPADIAQLCQEARTHRFMAVCVNPQHIALCRSELQGSEVRVATVCGFPLGALTSDQKAEEARRSVQQGADEVDMVISIGSALAEDWAYVQADIQAVRDAIPGTVLKVIIETCYLSDEQKVRATEAAVAAGAEFVKTSTGFGTGGATLADVQLMSRVIAGRAQIKAAGGVRTAADAEAMIAAGATRLGTSGGVGLVAGQGNTAGY; this is encoded by the coding sequence GTGAATCTCGCGCCGTACATTGACCACACCCTCCTGAAAGCCACCGCCACGCCCGCTGACATCGCGCAGCTGTGTCAGGAGGCCCGCACGCACCGCTTCATGGCCGTGTGTGTCAATCCGCAGCACATCGCGCTGTGCCGCTCGGAGCTGCAGGGCAGCGAGGTGAGGGTCGCCACCGTCTGCGGCTTTCCGCTGGGGGCATTGACCAGCGACCAGAAGGCTGAGGAAGCCCGCCGGAGCGTGCAGCAGGGCGCCGATGAGGTGGATATGGTCATCAGCATCGGCTCGGCGCTGGCGGAGGACTGGGCGTACGTGCAGGCCGATATTCAGGCGGTGCGGGACGCGATTCCCGGCACCGTGCTGAAGGTGATCATCGAGACCTGCTACCTCTCGGACGAGCAGAAGGTGCGCGCCACCGAGGCGGCGGTGGCGGCGGGCGCCGAGTTCGTTAAGACCAGCACCGGCTTCGGGACGGGCGGCGCCACCCTGGCCGACGTGCAGCTGATGAGCCGCGTGATCGCGGGCCGCGCGCAGATCAAGGCAGCGGGCGGGGTGCGCACCGCCGCGGACGCCGAGGCGATGATTGCGGCGGGAGCGACCCGGCTGGGCACCTCCGGTGGCGTGGGGCTGGTGGCCGGGCAGGGCAACACCGCCGGGTACTGA
- a CDS encoding M24 family metallopeptidase, producing MNQELLARLTGAMQQASLDALWVSTPENVRYLSGFSSPADAKVLVLASGEATLYTDARYTVQAREETALPTVIARPPETLVQAAPLVEGLRVGFEADHLTVAQLEQLREHWTAVQLVSSSGLIARLRTLKTAQEVEAIRAAQRLADEAFAAVRPMIRAGVRELDVALALETYMRERGAMPAFDTIVASGPRGAMPHGAASERVIGEDELVTLDFGAQLNGYNSDMTRTVAVGNPSEELRRLYRAVLEAEQTAVKAIRPGMSCAELDQLARGVLERHGLAEYFAHSLGHGVGLAVHEGPGLRQKSEEVLEPGMVVTVEPGVYLPDVGGLRIEDLVLVTADGYEVLSGSPMDTL from the coding sequence ATGAATCAGGAACTTCTGGCTCGCCTGACCGGGGCGATGCAGCAGGCCAGCCTCGACGCCCTGTGGGTCAGCACCCCCGAGAATGTCCGTTACCTGTCGGGCTTCAGCAGCCCCGCCGACGCCAAGGTGCTGGTGCTGGCCAGCGGCGAGGCCACGCTCTACACCGACGCGCGCTACACCGTGCAGGCCCGTGAGGAAACCGCGCTGCCCACCGTGATCGCCCGGCCACCCGAGACGCTGGTGCAAGCCGCCCCGCTGGTGGAGGGGCTGCGGGTGGGCTTCGAAGCGGACCACCTGACCGTGGCCCAGCTGGAGCAGCTGCGGGAGCACTGGACCGCCGTGCAGCTCGTCTCAAGCAGCGGTCTGATCGCGCGGCTGCGGACCCTCAAGACCGCGCAGGAGGTGGAGGCAATCCGGGCCGCCCAGCGGTTGGCCGACGAGGCCTTCGCCGCCGTGCGTCCGATGATCCGGGCGGGCGTCCGCGAGCTGGACGTCGCGCTGGCGCTGGAAACGTACATGCGCGAGCGCGGGGCCATGCCGGCCTTCGACACCATCGTGGCGTCCGGGCCGCGCGGAGCCATGCCGCACGGAGCGGCCTCGGAACGCGTCATCGGAGAGGATGAGCTGGTCACGCTGGATTTCGGGGCGCAACTGAACGGCTACAACAGCGACATGACCCGCACCGTGGCGGTGGGCAATCCGAGCGAGGAGCTGCGGCGGCTGTACCGCGCCGTGCTGGAGGCCGAGCAGACGGCCGTGAAGGCGATCCGTCCCGGCATGAGCTGCGCGGAACTGGATCAGCTGGCGCGTGGGGTGCTGGAGCGGCATGGCCTGGCCGAGTACTTCGCCCACTCACTGGGCCACGGCGTGGGGCTGGCGGTGCATGAAGGCCCGGGGCTGCGCCAGAAGAGCGAGGAGGTCCTGGAGCCGGGCATGGTGGTCACGGTGGAGCCGGGCGTGTACCTGCCGGACGTGGGCGGCCTGCGAATCGAGGACCTGGTGCTGGTGACGGCGGACGGGTACGAGGTGCTGTCCGGCAGTCCGATGGACACGCTATGA
- a CDS encoding septal ring lytic transglycosylase RlpA family protein: MKRALWTAVLLGGGLTLAAPYTVQPGDTLWSLARAHGLTVAQVMQLNHLTTDALRAGQVLQLQLEAETPAPVPAATDDTPPPATPGQRGMAVYYPGRFSNLTALTAAHPSLPFGTWVRVQLARSGRSVDVMINDRGPFGNPERIIDLSTEAARALGMLDDGVAAVTLTVLRQP; encoded by the coding sequence ATGAAGCGAGCGCTCTGGACAGCGGTCCTGCTGGGTGGAGGGCTGACGCTGGCCGCGCCGTACACCGTCCAGCCGGGCGACACCCTCTGGTCGCTGGCCAGGGCGCACGGCCTGACGGTCGCCCAGGTGATGCAACTGAATCACCTGACCACCGACGCGCTGCGGGCCGGGCAGGTGCTGCAGCTGCAGCTGGAGGCAGAGACGCCGGCTCCGGTGCCTGCCGCCACGGACGACACCCCGCCCCCCGCCACGCCGGGCCAGCGGGGAATGGCGGTGTACTACCCGGGCCGCTTCAGCAACCTGACCGCGCTGACCGCCGCCCACCCCAGCCTGCCGTTCGGCACCTGGGTGCGGGTGCAGCTGGCCCGCAGCGGGCGCAGCGTGGACGTGATGATCAATGACCGTGGGCCGTTCGGAAATCCGGAGCGCATCATTGACCTGTCCACGGAGGCGGCGCGGGCGCTGGGCATGCTGGACGATGGCGTGGCGGCCGTGACCCTGACGGTGCTGCGTCAGCCCTGA
- the proB gene encoding glutamate 5-kinase, with amino-acid sequence MRVVLKLGTSVLTAGTDRLHRPRLVELTRQISALRAAGHTVVLVSSGAVLAGWETLDFPPRTRTLAEKQLLAAVGQGTLMHTYAMLAELYGIRVAQVLLTADDFRDRTRYLNARTTLLGCLERGVLPIINENDAVAVEQIKVGDNDTLSAFVANMLEADLLVILTDAPGLYTADPRLNPQATLIPEVARIDADIWALAGGAGTHRGTGGMYTKIQAAEIATRAGTPVVIAPGDAPDVFVRAVQGESLGTRFQASGSRLEARKRWILAEIAPGRLLLDDGAAQALRGQGSLLPAGVRGVEGQFERGHTVRLLAPDGAEVGRGLARYRADDLRRVQGHHSRDIAALLGYDYGPEVVHRDDLILL; translated from the coding sequence GTGCGGGTGGTGCTGAAGCTGGGCACCTCGGTGCTCACGGCCGGGACCGACCGGCTGCACCGGCCCCGGCTGGTGGAACTGACTCGCCAGATCTCGGCGCTGCGGGCGGCCGGGCACACGGTGGTGCTGGTGAGTTCCGGGGCGGTGCTGGCCGGCTGGGAAACGCTGGACTTTCCGCCGCGCACCCGCACGCTGGCCGAGAAGCAGCTGCTGGCGGCGGTGGGGCAGGGCACCCTGATGCACACCTACGCGATGCTGGCCGAGCTGTACGGCATCCGGGTGGCGCAGGTGCTGCTCACCGCCGACGATTTCCGTGACCGCACCCGCTACCTCAACGCCCGCACCACGCTGCTCGGCTGTCTGGAGCGCGGGGTGCTGCCGATCATCAACGAGAACGACGCCGTGGCGGTGGAGCAGATCAAGGTAGGCGACAACGACACCCTGTCGGCCTTTGTGGCCAACATGCTGGAGGCCGACCTGCTGGTGATCCTGACCGACGCGCCGGGCCTGTATACCGCCGACCCCAGATTGAACCCGCAGGCCACCCTGATTCCGGAGGTGGCCCGCATCGACGCGGACATCTGGGCGCTGGCGGGCGGCGCGGGCACCCACCGCGGCACCGGGGGCATGTACACCAAAATCCAGGCGGCCGAGATCGCCACCCGCGCCGGAACGCCGGTGGTGATCGCGCCGGGGGACGCGCCGGACGTGTTCGTGAGGGCGGTGCAGGGCGAGTCGCTCGGCACCCGCTTCCAGGCGTCGGGCAGCCGACTGGAGGCCCGCAAGCGCTGGATTCTGGCGGAGATCGCGCCGGGCCGCCTGCTGCTCGATGACGGCGCTGCCCAGGCGCTGCGCGGGCAGGGGAGCCTGCTGCCCGCAGGCGTCCGAGGTGTGGAAGGACAGTTTGAGCGCGGCCACACCGTGCGCCTGCTGGCTCCTGACGGCGCCGAGGTGGGCCGTGGCCTGGCCCGGTACCGCGCCGATGACCTGCGGCGGGTGCAGGGCCACCATTCGCGCGACATTGCGGCGTTGCTCGGCTACGATTACGGCCCGGAAGTGGTCCACCGCGACGACCTGATTCTGCTGTAG
- the rpsT gene encoding 30S ribosomal protein S20, which yields MALRHKSAQKRHRQSLKRRAINRSRKSTIRTFTKKAVEAFSAGAENAAEMQRKAESLIDKAAKGSTMHKNAAARKKSRLAKRINREQAAKAQQ from the coding sequence ATGGCCCTGCGCCACAAATCTGCCCAGAAACGTCACCGTCAGAGCCTCAAGCGCCGCGCCATCAACCGCAGCCGCAAGAGCACCATCCGCACCTTCACCAAGAAGGCCGTGGAAGCGTTCAGCGCCGGCGCTGAGAACGCCGCCGAGATGCAGCGCAAGGCCGAGAGCCTGATCGACAAGGCCGCCAAGGGCAGCACCATGCACAAGAACGCCGCCGCCCGCAAGAAGAGCCGTCTGGCCAAGCGCATCAACCGCGAGCAGGCCGCCAAGGCCCAGCAGTAA
- a CDS encoding peroxiredoxin yields the protein MTTDADAVRLTPGDPFPAFSLPDASGQVHQLGDYAGRYLVLYVYPKDDTPGCTKEACDFRDNQALRAAGAQVLGLSRDDASSHEQFAEKYSLPFPLLSDPDATFMREIGSWGTKNMYGKVSEGVKRSTFLIGPDGRLVKAWYAVTVDGHADAVVKAIEADQQRQGSVRG from the coding sequence ATGACCACCGACGCTGACGCTGTCCGCCTGACCCCCGGCGACCCGTTTCCCGCCTTCTCGCTCCCGGACGCCTCCGGCCAGGTGCACCAGCTCGGCGACTATGCCGGGCGATATCTGGTGCTGTACGTCTACCCCAAGGACGACACGCCCGGCTGCACCAAGGAGGCCTGTGACTTCCGTGACAACCAGGCGCTGCGTGCGGCCGGGGCGCAGGTGCTGGGCCTGAGCCGCGACGATGCCAGCAGCCACGAGCAGTTCGCCGAGAAATACAGCCTGCCGTTTCCGCTGCTCAGCGACCCGGACGCCACCTTCATGCGCGAGATCGGGAGCTGGGGCACCAAGAACATGTACGGTAAGGTCTCGGAGGGCGTCAAGCGCAGCACCTTCCTGATCGGCCCGGACGGGCGGCTGGTCAAGGCCTGGTACGCGGTCACGGTAGACGGCCACGCCGACGCGGTCGTGAAGGCCATCGAGGCCGACCAACAGCGGCAGGGCAGCGTCCGTGGCTGA
- a CDS encoding DegV family protein translates to MFTLVTDSTCDLGVAELQRADVRCVPLNIQMQGRQYADWSELDPDTLYQQMKEGQQAQTVPPSVAAFMDVYQPLVQAGQQVLSIHLSSQISETITVARNAAAQLPGGDRVHHFDSGSASCQLAEYVLTAVRARDAGLTLEQTVAELERVRSEIYAEFCVTDLEYLRRGGRLSRSAELVGNLLGVRPVLGFQEGRITARRRVRASGAGQDIIRRMEQHFGQTPLSVAVVHAGRDSERMQELQAALRSSKLNIVRGRMQLMGCVIGAHVGPGTFGYLAVPTR, encoded by the coding sequence ATGTTCACCCTCGTCACTGATTCTACCTGCGACCTCGGCGTGGCCGAACTGCAGCGCGCCGATGTCCGCTGCGTCCCGCTCAACATCCAGATGCAGGGCCGGCAGTACGCCGACTGGAGTGAACTCGATCCCGACACGCTGTATCAGCAGATGAAGGAGGGCCAGCAGGCCCAGACGGTGCCGCCCAGCGTGGCCGCCTTTATGGACGTCTATCAGCCGCTGGTGCAGGCCGGTCAGCAGGTGCTGAGCATTCACCTCTCGTCCCAGATCTCCGAGACCATCACTGTGGCGCGCAACGCCGCCGCGCAGCTGCCGGGTGGCGACCGGGTACACCACTTCGATTCCGGGTCGGCGTCGTGCCAGCTTGCCGAGTACGTGCTGACCGCCGTCCGCGCCCGCGACGCCGGCCTCACGCTGGAGCAGACGGTGGCGGAGCTGGAGCGCGTGCGCAGCGAAATCTACGCCGAGTTCTGCGTCACGGATCTGGAATACCTGCGGCGCGGCGGCCGGCTGTCGCGCTCTGCCGAACTGGTCGGCAACCTGCTGGGCGTGCGGCCGGTGCTGGGCTTTCAGGAGGGGCGCATCACCGCTCGGCGGCGGGTGCGGGCGTCCGGGGCGGGCCAGGACATCATCCGGCGCATGGAACAGCACTTCGGGCAGACGCCGCTGTCGGTGGCGGTCGTGCATGCCGGGCGCGACAGCGAGCGGATGCAGGAACTTCAGGCCGCCCTGCGCAGTTCCAAACTGAATATCGTGCGCGGACGGATGCAGCTGATGGGCTGTGTGATCGGGGCCCACGTCGGCCCCGGCACCTTCGGCTATCTGGCGGTGCCGACACGCTGA
- the rpiA gene encoding ribose 5-phosphate isomerase A — MAELEALKQQAAVRAAALVQSGTRIGLGTGSTARYAILELGRRLAAGELEGVMAVATSQASEDLARSLNIPVEPLTPEPLDIVIDGADEIDPQLNLIKGLGGALTREKLVEVQARRFAVIADHTKLVSRLGEKAPLPIEVVQFGVDSTVERLRALGARGELRRDAGALYITDNGNYIFHAHFPENASLASLERSLKGVLGVVETGLFLGMATVAYVATPEGVRELHAGA; from the coding sequence GTGGCTGAGCTGGAGGCGCTCAAGCAGCAGGCCGCCGTCCGGGCCGCCGCGCTGGTGCAGAGCGGCACCCGCATCGGCCTCGGCACCGGCAGCACCGCCCGCTACGCCATTCTGGAGCTGGGGCGGCGGCTGGCGGCGGGTGAACTGGAGGGCGTGATGGCGGTGGCCACCTCTCAGGCCAGTGAGGACCTGGCGCGCAGCCTGAACATCCCGGTGGAGCCGCTGACCCCGGAGCCGCTGGACATCGTGATTGACGGCGCCGACGAGATCGATCCGCAGCTGAACCTGATCAAGGGGCTGGGCGGCGCCCTCACCCGCGAGAAGCTGGTGGAGGTGCAGGCCCGACGCTTTGCGGTGATCGCCGACCACACCAAGCTGGTGTCGCGGCTGGGGGAGAAGGCCCCGCTGCCGATCGAGGTGGTGCAGTTTGGCGTGGACAGCACGGTGGAGCGGCTGCGCGCCCTGGGCGCGCGTGGAGAGCTGCGCCGGGACGCCGGAGCGCTCTACATCACCGACAACGGCAACTACATCTTTCACGCCCACTTTCCGGAGAACGCCTCGCTGGCCTCGCTGGAACGCTCGCTCAAGGGCGTGCTGGGCGTGGTCGAGACCGGGCTGTTCCTGGGCATGGCGACGGTGGCCTATGTGGCGACGCCGGAGGGCGTGCGGGAACTGCACGCCGGAGCCTAG
- a CDS encoding YbjN domain-containing protein, with product MTNQDTALLTLETVAKYLKDKDVQLDIEENNGQRFVKMGWRFEMGDAAVLVSVNDGPNNTSRLEITCVTHKTYQNRKDEVMGMLNERNRERAFSRSIDADGNVWLEYVGFYPTLAEMPQETFDTLFGGVLMHFQDDYATLEGFQIQPQQPQA from the coding sequence ATGACCAACCAAGACACTGCGCTGCTGACGCTGGAAACCGTCGCCAAGTACCTCAAGGACAAGGACGTCCAGCTCGACATCGAGGAGAACAACGGTCAGCGCTTCGTCAAGATGGGCTGGCGCTTCGAGATGGGAGACGCCGCCGTGCTGGTGAGCGTCAACGACGGCCCCAACAACACCAGCCGCCTCGAGATCACCTGCGTGACTCACAAGACCTACCAGAACCGCAAGGACGAGGTCATGGGCATGCTGAACGAGCGCAACCGCGAGCGCGCCTTCAGCCGCAGCATCGACGCCGACGGCAACGTCTGGCTGGAGTACGTGGGCTTCTACCCCACCCTGGCTGAGATGCCGCAGGAGACCTTCGACACGCTGTTCGGCGGTGTGCTGATGCACTTCCAGGATGACTACGCCACCCTGGAAGGCTTCCAGATTCAGCCGCAGCAGCCGCAGGCCTGA
- a CDS encoding RecX family transcriptional regulator, whose translation MNRPHRPDPPASADEAREQLLAYAFRALGQRMLSEAELRTRLLRRTDDEALAEAVLTRVRELGYLSDEQVARAEGQRRGVGGYRVRQKLRQRGLDEDLIEETLEARDPQAELEDARRVLERRWDSFQRAADPRARAYGFLMRRGYPGGVIRQVLDELQASAESADR comes from the coding sequence ATGAACCGCCCTCACCGTCCGGACCCCCCAGCCAGCGCCGACGAGGCCCGCGAACAGCTGCTCGCGTACGCCTTCCGGGCGCTGGGCCAGCGGATGCTCAGCGAGGCCGAACTGCGGACCCGGCTGCTGCGCCGCACCGACGACGAGGCGCTGGCCGAGGCGGTGCTGACCCGCGTGCGCGAACTCGGCTACCTCAGCGACGAGCAGGTGGCGCGGGCCGAGGGACAACGGCGCGGCGTGGGCGGGTACCGGGTGCGCCAGAAACTGCGCCAGCGGGGCCTGGACGAGGACCTGATCGAGGAGACGCTGGAGGCGCGTGACCCACAGGCCGAACTGGAGGACGCCCGGCGCGTGCTGGAGCGCCGGTGGGACAGCTTTCAGCGTGCTGCTGATCCCCGGGCGCGTGCCTACGGCTTCCTGATGCGGCGCGGCTATCCGGGCGGCGTGATCCGGCAGGTGCTGGACGAGCTGCAGGCGTCTGCGGAGTCAGCGGACCGGTAG